The Streptomyces sp. NBC_00440 genome contains a region encoding:
- a CDS encoding nicotinate phosphoribosyltransferase — MNVADLGLPVHVPSTALFTDQYELTMLQAALKAGTADRRSVFEVFTRRLPEGRRYGVVAGTGRVLDAVENFRFDEDQLRFLREQKIVDGPTAEWLASYRFSGDIWGYPEGEVYFPGSPVLRVEGSFAECVLLETVILSILNHDSAIAAAASRMNAAAGGRPLIEMGARRTHELAAVASARAAYVGGFATTSDLAAGFRYGIPTVGTSAHAFTLLHDDERQAFTAQVASLGGGTTLLVDTYDVAEAVRTAVEVAGPELGAVRIDSGDLLLVAHKVRQQLDAMGATQTKIVVTSDLDEYAIASLAAAPVDAYGVGTQLVTGSGHPTCSMVYKLVARATSADPQAPLQPVAKKSMGAKTSRGGRKWAARRTDADGIAEAEVIGTGQVPPELRGRELLVKLIKGGEVVERESLDTVRERHLAVRATLPMSAFQLSRGEPVIPTEYM; from the coding sequence GTGAACGTTGCGGACCTTGGCCTGCCGGTACATGTGCCGTCGACAGCGCTCTTCACGGACCAGTACGAGCTCACCATGCTCCAGGCCGCCCTGAAGGCGGGCACCGCCGACCGCAGGTCGGTCTTCGAGGTCTTCACCCGGCGGCTGCCCGAGGGGCGCCGGTACGGCGTCGTGGCGGGCACCGGGCGCGTCCTCGACGCCGTCGAGAACTTCCGCTTCGACGAGGACCAGCTCCGGTTCCTGCGCGAGCAGAAGATCGTCGACGGGCCCACCGCCGAATGGCTCGCCTCCTACCGCTTCAGCGGCGACATCTGGGGCTATCCGGAGGGCGAGGTGTACTTCCCGGGCTCCCCCGTCCTGCGGGTCGAGGGCTCCTTCGCGGAGTGCGTGCTCCTGGAGACCGTGATCCTTTCGATCCTCAACCACGACTCGGCCATCGCCGCGGCGGCCTCCCGGATGAACGCGGCGGCCGGCGGCCGGCCGCTGATCGAGATGGGCGCCCGGCGCACCCACGAGCTGGCGGCCGTCGCGTCGGCCCGCGCCGCGTACGTCGGCGGTTTCGCCACCACGTCGGACCTGGCGGCCGGATTCCGGTACGGCATCCCCACCGTCGGCACCAGCGCCCACGCCTTCACCCTGCTCCACGACGACGAGCGGCAGGCGTTCACCGCCCAGGTCGCCTCGCTGGGCGGGGGCACCACCCTGCTGGTCGACACCTACGACGTGGCGGAGGCGGTCCGTACCGCCGTGGAGGTGGCCGGGCCCGAGCTGGGCGCGGTCCGCATCGACTCCGGGGACCTGCTCCTCGTCGCGCACAAGGTCCGCCAGCAGCTGGACGCCATGGGCGCCACCCAGACCAAGATCGTGGTCACGTCCGACCTGGACGAGTACGCCATCGCCTCGCTGGCGGCGGCGCCCGTCGACGCGTACGGGGTCGGCACCCAGCTCGTCACCGGCAGCGGGCACCCCACCTGCTCCATGGTCTACAAGCTGGTGGCCCGCGCCACGTCCGCCGACCCGCAGGCCCCGCTCCAGCCGGTGGCGAAGAAGTCGATGGGCGCCAAGACCTCGCGCGGCGGCCGCAAGTGGGCGGCGCGCAGGACCGACGCCGACGGGATCGCCGAGGCCGAGGTGATCGGCACCGGCCAGGTGCCGCCGGAGCTCCGGGGCCGGGAGCTGCTGGTGAAGCTGATCAAGGGCGGCGAGGTCGTCGAGCGTGAATCGCTGGACACGGTGCGCGAGCGCCATCTCGCCGTCCGTGCCACTCTGCCCATGTCGGCCTTCCAGCTCTCCCGGGGCGAGCCGGTCATCCCCACCGAGTACATGTGA